Part of the Aquimarina sp. MAR_2010_214 genome is shown below.
CATCGATCGATATCGATACAGTAGCACATACTTTTACCTTCAATCTCTCCCTTAAGTAATCCTAAGCTTTTTAGTTCTTTAAGATGTTGAGATATTGTAGCTTGTGCTAATCCTATTTCTTCAACCAAATCATTACAGATACAAGCATTTTGTTTACTTATGTATTGAAGAATGGCAATACGAGCAGGGTGCCCTAGTATTTTGAAGAACTGTGCCAATTCATTTTGTTGTTGATCGAATATTTGCGTTTTGGTAATTCCCATAATTGATATTATAATATCGCAATATTACGATAATAAAATGTAATAAAAAAGCTGAAAGTTAAAATTTCCAGCTTTTATTATGATTAGAACCAAGGTTTTTTGTTTACTTGATACGTTTGATAGAACTCATCATCAGATTTTACTAAGTACATAATACCTTCTATTAGCCCTATAATTCCGGAAATCGAAGAAGTAATTCCACAGGTAAAAAAACCAAGAAGTCCACAAACAAGCATAATAACACCTTCTTTATTATATCCTAAAATAAATTTATGAATTCCTAACCAGCCCAAAAGTATTCCTAAGATACCAGCCAACATTTTTTTGTTATCTGTAGAATTAACAAATTCTTTAGCTTCTTCTGCAAAATCACTGGCTGCTTCTTTAACAGTTTCTGCCGCTTCTTCTGCTCCTTTTTTTATGTCGTCTCCTAGGTTATTGTTTTCTTCGCTCATATTATTCAAAATGATTTATTAGTTTGGAGAAAATTACAAAAAAATATCAATTAAAAATTAGAAGATTAGCAGAATATTTGAGAGTGTTAATCATTAGTATATACGATAGCTATAGCATGGAGTATTTTGATAAGTCATATTTATTACTATATTTGGTATAACAACTTTGAATAAAAAAACAAATACTAACCTTTTAAATTTGAAAACTATGATATGGGGAATCTCATTAATCGTTTTAAGTATTCTTGCAGTACCATCATTGCTATTATCTAAAAAACCAAATGCAAAAGAACTTTTAGAAAAAATCGAGCCTTACCAGGGTTGGATTGGGTTCATATTTTGTATTTGGGGTATTTGGGGTATTATTTCTGCAATTTTAAATCTGGGGTGGCTTACAACATATCCTATTTGGTGGATAACCTTGTTGGCAGGAAACATTGTTTCTGCAACATTAGGATTTATGCTTGGATTTGGTCTCATCAGCAAATATTTTTTATCCAAAAGTGAAGAGGCAAAAGAAAAAGCGAATCGCCTTAGAGAGAAATTGGCTCCAAAACAAGGTAAGCTAGGTATCTTAGGAATAATAGTAGGTTGCTGGATGATTGTGGCATCTTTATTATTCTTTATGTAATATTCTAGATGAAATTGTATATAAAAAAGGTTGGCTATATAGTCAACCTTTTTTGTTAATACCTTATAAGAATGCTTTATCTACGGGTTCCCAAAGTTCTATTTTATTGCCTTCTGGATCGATAATCCATCCAAATTTACCATATTCATATTCTTCTACTTTGTCAATTACAGTTACTCCTTCTTTTTTGAGCACTTCTAGAAGTTCGATTAGATTTTCTACCCTGAAATTCATCATAAATTCTTTCTTACTTGGCGCAAAATAGGTGGTGTCGTTTTTAAAAGGACTCCATTGTGTAGAACAATCGTTACCTTCTTTGTCTTTCCACCAGAATGTGCATCCATAATCATCTGTATTAAATCCTAGATGATCTCTGTACCAATCTTTTGTTTTTTTAGGATCTGCTGTTTTAAAAAATATGCCCCCTATCCCTGTTACTCGTTTCATAGTTATATTGTTATTTGTTTTTTACTTTAGATTCATACATAGCAATCCATTCTTGCGGAGTCATTTTGGTTGATAATTCTCCGATCAATTTCATCGGAATCTGATCTATTTTCTTAAAACGGATACAACTTTTACCCATATCTAATTTTGTTTTTACATGCTTGGAATATTCTTTAACAAACCAATCCATTAATTCGGGATTTGCATAAATACCACTATGATAGATTGCTATAAAATTCTTTTGAGAAGCTATATTCATAAATGGTAACGGTAGCTTAGGGTCGCAATGATATCCAGATGGATATAACTCATGTGGTACAACATAACCAATCATTTTATAATTAATTACTTCAGAAAAACCTTTTGGAAGATGTTCTTTAATCACCTTTCTAATATTTTGCATAACCTCTTTTCTTTCTTCAGGAATTGCATCTATATATTCATCTGGTGTTTTAGCTTCGTATTGCATGTCTTTTGATGTTTTAGTTACTTCTTTTGGGTTTACGTTGAAGAATCAGTGCAGAGATTAACGAAATTATAAATCCAACAATCATGACTGTAGCAAACATTAAAAAGAAGCTTATAAACCGGTTAGAAAACAACTCTTTTTGAGCTTCTAACTCTGCCAATTTTACTTCAAGTTCGGCTTGTGGGAGAGAGTTTTTCATCTGTTCAACATAATGTGAATAGTATTCTGCCATAAAATCCGGATTGATATATTTTATATAAATTACATCTAATATTCCAAATGCCAAAGCCGCAATAAGAGTGATAAGTACACCTATCAATAATGCTTTTCCAAAGGAAACAATACCATTATTTTCTTTATCTCGATACTGTTTAATTCCAAGAAACACAAAAAGCAGTGATATTATAATACCAGCATACCCAATTACTTCTTGAATAGAATAATCTAGATTTTTTCCTAAAAACCATCCTGCAAGTGCTAACAAACATATAGAAATGGCACTTCGTAATCCATAACGTATAATTGTATTTTTCATTGATTTATAAGTGTTTATTGTTAGTCTCAAAAGTAAATTTAGACTAATAAATAGCATTCATACTAAAGTATGAAATTTACAGTATATAGGGTTGAAATGCCTTAAAGAGGTATAATTTGTAGTTTTTTTGCAATCTGTATTGCCTGAGTACGACGTTTGGCATCTAGTTTTACTAACATATTAGAAACGTGAGTCTTTACAGTACTTTCTGAAACAAAGAGTTTTTCGGCTATTTCCTTATTTGATAATCCCAAAGCAATCTGGCATAAGACTTCATATTCTCGTTTACTTAAGCCTAATTCTTCAATTTTTTGATAATTTATTTCTTGCGTAGGACTTTTCTTTTTATGCAGGACTCTTTTGTTTATTATAACGCCAATTACAAAAAAAATAACAGCGATTATGGCAATTACAGTTTCTATTGATGTATCTCCTGTAATAATACTGTATTTACTTAACTGAAAAAGAGCTAGTATTGCGACGACTAAAGCGGCAAAAGTAAAAATTGTTTTCCTCACTCTATAAATGTAATAAAACTGAAATTTACTTAGCAAGCAAATCAATTTCTTGTTGAAGATTTTCTTTTGCTTTAGCTTCAAACCTTTTATAGAAGTATTCAGATTTAAAGATGGCGGGCATATTTATAAAATGATTTAAAACTTTGATTCTTCCTTTGTTATACATAAAATCGGGATAGTACTTATATTCTTTCCTTACATTTTTAAAGTACTCCTCATAGTTTTTCCAATCACTTCCTAATATCGAGAGATCTGCATCTGTGAAGTAGTTTATGTCTTTATTTTCTGAAATATGATGTCCTTTGGTGGCCAATATAATATCCGAACAAAGAGTGATTCGATTATCTTCAATAGATAATGAACTTAAGATTCCTACTGCTTTCTTTGCACTTTGTTCCTCGTTATCCTGTTTTAGTGCGTTGTAGATATAATCATGATAAAACAAAGCAAATAAGACTATATCCCAGTCTTTGATTTCGTTTTTAACTTCGGTTAGTTTATGATAAAGATGTTCTAGGTGAGAAAGGTTGTGATAGTACCTATTCTTTTTGCTATGGTACTTTACAACATCATCCCATAAAGATTTGATATAACCAACATCCGTTGTGTAGTTTGATAATAATGTGATAAATGCTTGTTTTAACAAAACTCTGCTT
Proteins encoded:
- a CDS encoding response regulator transcription factor, whose amino-acid sequence is MRKTIFTFAALVVAILALFQLSKYSIITGDTSIETVIAIIAVIFFVIGVIINKRVLHKKKSPTQEINYQKIEELGLSKREYEVLCQIALGLSNKEIAEKLFVSESTVKTHVSNMLVKLDAKRRTQAIQIAKKLQIIPL
- a CDS encoding TM2 domain-containing protein; its protein translation is MSEENNNLGDDIKKGAEEAAETVKEAASDFAEEAKEFVNSTDNKKMLAGILGILLGWLGIHKFILGYNKEGVIMLVCGLLGFFTCGITSSISGIIGLIEGIMYLVKSDDEFYQTYQVNKKPWF
- a CDS encoding helix-turn-helix transcriptional regulator — translated: MGITKTQIFDQQQNELAQFFKILGHPARIAILQYISKQNACICNDLVEEIGLAQATISQHLKELKSLGLLKGEIEGKSMCYCIDIDRWTALQKNLNSFFNTTKKNCC
- a CDS encoding VOC family protein, whose product is MKRVTGIGGIFFKTADPKKTKDWYRDHLGFNTDDYGCTFWWKDKEGNDCSTQWSPFKNDTTYFAPSKKEFMMNFRVENLIELLEVLKKEGVTVIDKVEEYEYGKFGWIIDPEGNKIELWEPVDKAFL
- a CDS encoding DUF1801 domain-containing protein, with the protein product MQYEAKTPDEYIDAIPEERKEVMQNIRKVIKEHLPKGFSEVINYKMIGYVVPHELYPSGYHCDPKLPLPFMNIASQKNFIAIYHSGIYANPELMDWFVKEYSKHVKTKLDMGKSCIRFKKIDQIPMKLIGELSTKMTPQEWIAMYESKVKNK
- a CDS encoding DUF4199 domain-containing protein, yielding MKNTIIRYGLRSAISICLLALAGWFLGKNLDYSIQEVIGYAGIIISLLFVFLGIKQYRDKENNGIVSFGKALLIGVLITLIAALAFGILDVIYIKYINPDFMAEYYSHYVEQMKNSLPQAELEVKLAELEAQKELFSNRFISFFLMFATVMIVGFIISLISALILQRKPKRSN